GAACTCCTCGGCCGTGCCCGTGTTCCCGTTGACCGACGACTACGCGTTCGTCGAAGATCAACTCAAGACCGTGCGCGACGCGATGAAGTCGGGCACCGGTTCGGCCGTGTACACGAGCGGCACGCTCACGCGCCCCGGCGCGTCGCTCGTCGGCGACGGCCTCGCCTCCTGCGTCATGCAGTTCCCCGGCGCCGAGCCGTCCTCCGAGGAGCCACCTGTCGACGATGGACGCTCGAGGTCGATCATCCTCGCCACCGACAACGTCGTGAACGGCGCGCCGACCGTCTCACTCGACCAGGCCGCGGCCTACGCCCGCGACAACTTCATCACGGTGTTCGGCCTCGACGCGAACGAGTACCGCGACGCCTTCGCGGCCGAGTACGAGGGCGTCATGAGCCAGTACGAATTCCCTTACTTCCCACTCACCGCTGAAGACTCGGTCGATGAGATCGTCGACACGATCACGAGCGAACAGACGAGCAAGATTCAGGGCGCGCCGCAGCTCTATGTCATCGACCGCCCCGAATTCTGGCTCTGGGGGCTGCTCATCGGCGTGCCGGTGTTCCTCGTCTGCGCGAGGAGGCTCCGGATATGACCTGGAATCCCATGCTCGAGCCATGGCTGCTCGTGGTGGTCGCGGTGCTGCTCGTCGGCTACGTCGTCTACGCGGCGATTCGCGCATCCGCCCGGGCCCGGCTCATGTGGCTCGGGCGCCTGGTGATGGTGCTCGCGCTCGTCGCGGCGCTCGCACGTCCCGGAATCGGTACCTACTCGGCGAACGTCGCGAACGATGCGGTCGACGTTGTGTTTGTCGTCGATACCTCGGCGTCGGTCGGGGCCGAAGACTGGGGCGGCGAAGCCGTGCGACTCGAGGGCATGAAGGAAGACATCAAGCAGCTCGCCGCGGATCACCCGGGGGCGCGCTACGCCATGATCACCTTCAACTCGGTCGCGTCGCAGCGCTTGCCCTTCACCACCGATGCCACCGCGCTGCAGGAGGCGGTCGATCTCCTCACGCCGGAGGACGGCTACTACGCAATGGGCTCCTCGCCCACGGTCGCGGCCGATCTCCTGCACGAGGTACTACGGGATGCGGTCGAGGCCGACCCCGAGGGCGAGCGTGCGCGGCTCGTCTACTACCTGGGCGATGGGGAGGACACGCTCAACGGCGAGGAGGAAGACTTCTCGGAGTCAGCGGGCCTCGTGCAGGGCGGGAGCGTGCTCGGATACGGCACGAAGGCCGGCGCGAAAGTGCGCGCGTACGACACCTACGCCCGTGACTACGCCGACTACATCTACGACTCCGGCAGCTACGAGCCAGGCATCTCGAAGA
The Gulosibacter sediminis genome window above contains:
- a CDS encoding vWA domain-containing protein, with the translated sequence MTWNPMLEPWLLVVVAVLLVGYVVYAAIRASARARLMWLGRLVMVLALVAALARPGIGTYSANVANDAVDVVFVVDTSASVGAEDWGGEAVRLEGMKEDIKQLAADHPGARYAMITFNSVASQRLPFTTDATALQEAVDLLTPEDGYYAMGSSPTVAADLLHEVLRDAVEADPEGERARLVYYLGDGEDTLNGEEEDFSESAGLVQGGSVLGYGTKAGAKVRAYDTYARDYADYIYDSGSYEPGISKIDEDTLDSIAQQLRVSYQHRDASSEPEAADVDVRRGTLAPDTANRMSFPIYWVFAMVIVGWLLIESFLLVRAGREVRDALTDQERREDAREAGDDV
- a CDS encoding VWA domain-containing protein produces the protein MELAFWWLPIVVIVTLVAAIAAGWWLGRHRAGGRAIANSWRVTELPGYRKALARSGLFIGVTAVVLALVLATGTVAAARWVYTRVETPEKYNRDIVLCLDVSGSMTEYDADVIDRYLEMLPGFEGERMSLVLWNSSAVPVFPLTDDYAFVEDQLKTVRDAMKSGTGSAVYTSGTLTRPGASLVGDGLASCVMQFPGAEPSSEEPPVDDGRSRSIILATDNVVNGAPTVSLDQAAAYARDNFITVFGLDANEYRDAFAAEYEGVMSQYEFPYFPLTAEDSVDEIVDTITSEQTSKIQGAPQLYVIDRPEFWLWGLLIGVPVFLVCARRLRI